A genomic region of Bosea sp. 124 contains the following coding sequences:
- a CDS encoding cellulose biosynthesis cyclic di-GMP-binding regulatory protein BcsB, whose product MAQPPRPAATAGQAAFAYKPLLPAARVTLEGESDSRSWAFHLTQDEAGAELNLEVAFQNALVVMPEASRLTVRVNGERVIEQPIASSDRLARLSVAIRKGLLRPGQNTIRFEAVHRHRTDCTVASTYELWTRIDGAGTKLSFRGSDVRQFRPLTIDDLPAVGGDESGQTTINIVAPSASRAIAGNTILAVAQAVAVRGRYAQAVMRVSERAPERSRPGSLTVVIGTANELGEVLGAVPEEAATRSFLGFVASQKLGPATLLVTGQGWPEIEAIVAKILTEPVSRPTNMNRTRMDTASWHMPDAPFISNSQVLRFADLGVSTQESTGRRMRVRSVIALPGDFYANAYGEATLYLDGAYSKDVLPGVSHIEIFVNGNVAATVPLNTTTGGLFQQFPITVPLRHFRPGINEVWLEAVTLAKTDLTCGPGATLPGRNRFALFDTTSLSIPDFAKIGVKPNLAATAGTGFPYSVAPRVALIMGRLDTANFGAAATLLGRLAQRASRPLAVDTLANAAAVGDRPVLIVGAVGQLPSGILPRVGVADSIRTTWPLRADAVVVTPDAEGGAVFDAVLNRFQGRQTTPEDSGGVAPSTNEIRDRWRTSLGGPLARYFVAFDGWLQRTFDLSFAQLRAPSRARSLYEPAEGTDLIAAQAADPETRQVWTAFIARREETLESSVARIVSPGNWASMAGKITAFRGAEETHVLSADSTSFVMTRPFSLANMRLVLANWMSSNIGVYALALLAACIALGIGTSLMLGRLGRRS is encoded by the coding sequence GTGGCCCAACCGCCGCGCCCCGCGGCCACGGCCGGGCAGGCCGCCTTCGCCTACAAGCCCTTGCTGCCGGCAGCCCGCGTTACGCTCGAGGGCGAGAGTGACTCGCGCAGTTGGGCTTTCCACCTGACGCAGGACGAAGCCGGCGCCGAGCTGAACCTCGAGGTGGCGTTCCAGAACGCCCTCGTCGTGATGCCGGAAGCCTCGCGATTGACCGTCAGGGTCAATGGCGAGCGCGTCATCGAGCAGCCGATCGCCTCCTCCGACCGCCTGGCACGGTTGTCGGTGGCCATCCGCAAGGGCCTCTTGCGACCGGGTCAGAATACGATCCGGTTCGAGGCAGTGCACCGTCATCGGACCGACTGCACCGTGGCTTCCACCTATGAACTCTGGACGCGCATCGACGGCGCCGGCACGAAGCTGAGCTTCCGCGGCAGCGATGTCCGCCAGTTCCGTCCTCTGACCATCGACGATCTGCCGGCGGTGGGCGGCGACGAGAGCGGTCAGACGACGATCAACATTGTCGCGCCCAGCGCGTCACGCGCGATCGCCGGCAATACCATCCTGGCGGTCGCCCAGGCCGTAGCCGTGCGCGGGCGTTATGCCCAGGCCGTGATGCGTGTCTCGGAGCGGGCGCCCGAGCGCTCGCGCCCCGGTTCGCTGACAGTCGTCATCGGAACGGCGAACGAACTGGGCGAGGTGCTCGGAGCGGTTCCCGAGGAGGCCGCCACGCGTAGCTTCCTGGGCTTCGTTGCCAGCCAGAAGCTGGGCCCCGCCACGCTCCTCGTCACCGGCCAGGGGTGGCCCGAGATCGAGGCGATCGTCGCCAAGATCCTGACCGAGCCGGTGTCCCGCCCGACCAACATGAACCGGACACGGATGGACACGGCCAGCTGGCACATGCCGGATGCGCCCTTCATCTCGAACAGCCAGGTCCTGCGCTTCGCCGACCTCGGCGTTTCCACGCAGGAATCGACTGGCCGGCGCATGCGCGTGCGCTCCGTCATCGCTCTGCCCGGGGACTTCTACGCCAACGCCTATGGCGAGGCGACGCTTTACCTTGACGGCGCCTATTCCAAAGACGTTCTTCCCGGCGTCAGCCACATCGAAATCTTCGTCAACGGGAACGTCGCCGCGACGGTGCCACTCAACACCACGACCGGCGGCCTTTTCCAGCAGTTCCCGATCACCGTGCCGTTGCGCCATTTCCGGCCGGGCATCAACGAGGTCTGGCTGGAAGCCGTCACGCTCGCGAAGACCGATCTCACTTGCGGACCGGGCGCCACCTTGCCGGGCAGGAATCGCTTTGCGCTTTTCGACACGACGTCCCTCTCGATTCCGGATTTCGCGAAGATCGGCGTCAAACCGAACCTTGCCGCGACAGCCGGCACGGGATTTCCGTATTCGGTGGCTCCACGCGTGGCGCTGATCATGGGGCGGCTCGACACCGCCAATTTCGGCGCTGCGGCGACGCTTCTGGGGCGGCTGGCCCAGCGCGCCAGCCGCCCCCTCGCGGTCGACACGCTGGCGAACGCGGCGGCCGTGGGAGATCGGCCTGTCCTGATCGTGGGCGCCGTCGGCCAGCTGCCGAGCGGAATTCTGCCGCGCGTGGGCGTGGCCGACAGCATCCGCACCACCTGGCCGCTGCGCGCCGACGCGGTGGTGGTCACGCCCGATGCCGAAGGTGGCGCCGTGTTCGATGCCGTTCTGAATCGCTTTCAGGGCCGACAGACGACGCCGGAGGATTCGGGCGGCGTCGCACCCTCCACAAACGAGATCCGTGACCGCTGGCGGACATCGCTCGGTGGCCCGCTCGCACGCTATTTCGTCGCGTTCGACGGCTGGCTCCAACGGACCTTCGATCTGTCCTTCGCCCAGTTGCGAGCACCATCGCGGGCTCGCTCCCTCTATGAGCCGGCCGAGGGAACCGACCTGATCGCGGCGCAGGCCGCCGATCCGGAGACACGGCAGGTCTGGACGGCCTTCATCGCCCGGCGCGAGGAAACGCTCGAAAGCAGCGTCGCCCGCATCGTCTCGCCGGGCAACTGGGCGAGCATGGCCGGCAAGATCACGGCCTTCCGCGGCGCCGAGGAGACCCATGTCCTCTCCGCCGACAGCACCTCCTTCGTGATGACGCGCCCCTTCAGCCTGGCGAATATGCGTCTCGTCCTCGCCAACTGGATGTCGAGCAATATTGGCGTCTATGCCTTGGCACTTCTGGCTGCCTGTATCGCCCTCGGGATCGGCACGTCGCTGATGCTTGGACGGCTGGGGAGGCGATCGTGA
- a CDS encoding tetratricopeptide repeat protein, whose amino-acid sequence MHVKHFVLAIAASSAAFYAVGRNSQKADLSLGAPSTIQSAMAAGSSTPDAPPATTEIVQAPSTATPVAPLPSAQAGQQPQRPPAVDESALRYFAAQGDTRRLEAELARLRALYPEWKPPADLTSPFPTGDAELERMWKLFSEGKIAEARAAIAQRSTVDTAWRAPDDLVARLDAAEAAQRLVNASNARQWEQVIRLGTETPALLTCANVDALWRVAEAFVNTGKPERARDAYAYVLGNCNTPAERVGTMQKALATLSDPLTEQLLAQERQTEFSSIRDEIARRRIGRAAEDSTLVVSPDDLRRVEMLANAATTPDDAILLGFHALRRNDPVKAETWFKTALSRNGGAKAAEGAVLALGANRKYQEAEALGAQWLEAGAANRKAYLDVAMTLTTQEPPPRLDRAVLDRIAKTVGTDRYAPGAAGLGWYAYNSGQISPAATWFETARNWDRAYEPAAYGLALTRQRLRDQAGLRALMTEWGRRSERIATLLDPRRNLATNRQEAPRPDLAPQDLGRQDLGRQDLGRQDRAAEATALPPAHRPADLVPSRTARADTVRQFVQEDVDAAPAQRRRGAQARPSGGCGNGMSGAAALQRGWCLLNLKRPAAAAEAFDAAMRSGSAQVVADAAAGKTYAKLQQGLTAEASAAAAGTNLPPARRGELSALLLSERFFAQYDAKDFTGALVTLSERARHAPETSDLMLMRGWSYFNLGRYDDASKVFTALYRVNASPQALSGLSAIRDITQRNRY is encoded by the coding sequence ATGCATGTGAAGCATTTTGTTCTGGCGATCGCCGCCTCGAGCGCCGCCTTTTACGCCGTCGGTCGCAACAGTCAGAAGGCCGATCTTTCGCTGGGCGCCCCGTCGACGATCCAGTCCGCAATGGCGGCAGGAAGCTCCACTCCCGATGCGCCGCCTGCCACGACGGAGATCGTCCAGGCCCCGTCGACTGCGACCCCGGTTGCGCCGCTTCCATCGGCCCAGGCCGGCCAGCAGCCGCAGCGCCCACCCGCGGTCGACGAAAGCGCGCTGCGTTATTTTGCGGCTCAGGGCGACACGCGCCGCCTGGAGGCCGAACTCGCCCGGCTGCGGGCGCTCTATCCGGAATGGAAGCCACCCGCTGATCTGACGTCCCCGTTTCCGACCGGAGACGCCGAGCTGGAGCGGATGTGGAAGCTTTTCTCGGAGGGCAAGATCGCCGAGGCACGGGCTGCCATCGCACAGCGCAGCACGGTGGATACGGCCTGGCGAGCACCGGATGATCTCGTCGCCCGGCTCGATGCCGCCGAGGCAGCGCAGCGACTGGTGAACGCTTCGAATGCGAGGCAGTGGGAGCAGGTCATCAGACTCGGCACCGAGACGCCGGCGTTGCTGACCTGCGCGAATGTCGATGCGCTTTGGCGCGTAGCCGAGGCGTTCGTGAATACCGGCAAGCCCGAGCGCGCCCGGGACGCCTATGCCTATGTCCTCGGCAACTGCAACACGCCGGCCGAGCGGGTCGGCACCATGCAGAAGGCCCTCGCCACGCTGTCCGACCCGCTGACGGAACAATTGCTGGCGCAGGAGAGGCAGACCGAGTTCTCGAGCATCCGCGACGAAATTGCCCGGCGGCGGATCGGACGGGCAGCAGAGGATTCCACGCTCGTCGTGTCACCGGACGATCTTCGGCGTGTGGAAATGCTCGCAAATGCCGCGACGACGCCCGACGATGCCATTCTGCTTGGCTTTCATGCGCTGCGCCGCAACGATCCGGTCAAGGCTGAGACCTGGTTCAAGACGGCGCTGTCGCGCAATGGCGGAGCCAAGGCAGCCGAAGGCGCCGTTCTCGCGCTCGGAGCCAACCGGAAATACCAGGAGGCCGAGGCGCTGGGTGCGCAATGGCTCGAGGCCGGTGCTGCCAACCGCAAGGCCTATCTCGATGTCGCGATGACCCTGACCACCCAGGAGCCGCCCCCCCGGCTCGACCGTGCGGTCCTCGATCGGATCGCGAAGACCGTCGGCACGGATCGCTACGCGCCTGGCGCCGCAGGCCTTGGCTGGTATGCCTACAACTCCGGCCAGATTTCGCCAGCCGCCACCTGGTTCGAGACCGCCCGCAACTGGGATCGTGCCTATGAGCCCGCCGCCTATGGATTGGCTTTGACGCGACAGCGCCTGCGAGACCAGGCTGGCCTGCGTGCGCTCATGACGGAATGGGGGCGCCGCTCCGAGCGGATTGCGACCCTTCTCGATCCGCGACGCAACCTTGCGACGAACAGGCAGGAGGCGCCTCGGCCAGATCTGGCCCCGCAAGACTTGGGTCGACAAGACCTGGGCCGCCAAGACCTGGGTCGACAAGACAGGGCCGCGGAAGCCACGGCGCTTCCGCCGGCCCACAGGCCTGCCGATCTGGTGCCAAGCCGCACGGCCCGTGCCGATACGGTTAGACAATTCGTTCAGGAGGATGTCGATGCCGCGCCCGCGCAACGTCGCCGCGGCGCGCAGGCCCGCCCGTCCGGCGGCTGCGGCAACGGCATGTCCGGCGCTGCCGCCCTGCAGCGTGGCTGGTGTCTGCTCAATCTGAAGCGCCCGGCCGCTGCGGCCGAGGCCTTCGATGCGGCCATGCGCAGCGGCAGCGCACAGGTCGTGGCCGACGCCGCGGCAGGCAAAACCTATGCAAAACTTCAGCAGGGGCTGACAGCGGAGGCCAGCGCCGCGGCGGCCGGCACGAACCTGCCTCCTGCGCGGCGCGGCGAACTCTCCGCCCTGCTGCTGTCCGAGAGGTTCTTTGCCCAATACGACGCGAAGGACTTCACCGGGGCGCTCGTGACGCTGTCGGAGCGTGCGCGGCATGCACCCGAAACCTCCGATCTGATGTTGATGCGCGGCTGGTCCTACTTCAATCTCGGCCGCTACGATGACGCCAGCAAGGTGTTTACGGCGCTGTACCGGGTCAATGCGTCGCCGCAGGCGCTCTCCGGATTGAGCGCGATCCGCGATATCACGCAGCGGAACAGATACTGA
- the bcsA gene encoding UDP-forming cellulose synthase catalytic subunit gives MRTASYVIVWAVIAAVVVLMITLPISLQAHLIAGAIVVSAMIVLKFLRPRGVWRLIALGLGTAIVLRYIYWRTTSTLPAVNQIEDFIPAMTLYLAELYNIGMLFLSLFVVAMPLPRRKTPPIDPQTAPTVDVFVPTYNEDPELLATTLSAALAMDYPADRLKVFLLDDGGTDEKCNADNFVAASAARERRATLQALCAGLGVTYLTRERNLSAKAGNLNNGIAHSQGELIVVFDADHAPARSFLTETVGYFGLDPKLFLVQTPHFFINPDPLERNLRTFKDMPSENEMFYGIIQRGLDKWDASFFCGSAAVLRRTALETTNGFQGRSITEDAETAITLHATGWHSVYVDKPLIAGLQPATFASFIGQRSRWAQGMMQILIYHRPLFKSGLSLPQRLCYCSSALFWLFPFARLIFLVSPLFYLFFGLQIFTASGGEFFAYILSYMVVNLMMQNYLYGRYRWPWISELYEFIQSVYLLPAVISVMLNPSKPTFKVTAKNESLETRHVSELGKPFFIIFAVLALGVVATYWRTITEPYNADTTLVVGLWNFLNLLMAGCALGVVSERPEGRAARRFAVRRRGEITFNGETAPIVTENASVDGIALRIISSTLDKLPVGSEAQISFETTIDMPRGTLPVRVMRLTPDEKGVLLGCRYLASEPLHSRMIADLAFSDAERWSLFQKARRQNMGVIYGTVRFLRIALFQTSRGLSYFFGLYRLQRSPTVKAEAPK, from the coding sequence CGTCTGGGCCGTGATCGCCGCCGTGGTCGTCCTGATGATCACCCTGCCGATCAGCTTGCAGGCTCATCTGATCGCGGGCGCGATCGTGGTCAGTGCCATGATCGTGCTGAAATTCCTGCGCCCTCGCGGTGTCTGGCGGCTGATTGCGTTGGGGCTCGGGACCGCCATCGTGCTGCGTTACATCTATTGGCGTACCACCAGCACGTTGCCGGCGGTGAACCAGATCGAGGACTTCATCCCTGCGATGACCCTCTATCTGGCCGAACTCTACAACATCGGCATGCTGTTCCTCAGCCTGTTCGTGGTGGCGATGCCCTTGCCGCGGCGCAAGACGCCGCCCATCGATCCGCAGACCGCGCCGACGGTCGACGTCTTCGTGCCGACCTACAATGAAGACCCCGAGCTGCTGGCGACGACGCTCTCGGCGGCGCTCGCGATGGATTATCCGGCGGATCGACTGAAGGTCTTTCTGCTCGACGATGGCGGCACCGACGAGAAATGCAACGCGGACAACTTCGTCGCAGCCAGCGCCGCCAGGGAACGCCGCGCCACCCTCCAGGCTCTCTGTGCGGGCCTCGGCGTCACCTACCTGACGCGCGAACGCAATCTCAGCGCCAAGGCCGGCAATCTCAATAACGGGATCGCTCATTCGCAGGGCGAGCTGATCGTGGTCTTCGATGCCGATCACGCACCCGCCCGGTCCTTCCTCACCGAAACGGTCGGCTATTTCGGGCTGGATCCGAAGCTCTTCCTGGTGCAGACGCCGCACTTCTTCATCAACCCGGATCCGCTGGAGCGAAATCTCAGGACCTTCAAGGACATGCCGTCGGAGAATGAGATGTTCTACGGCATCATCCAGCGCGGCCTCGACAAATGGGATGCCTCGTTCTTCTGCGGTTCGGCCGCCGTGCTCCGCCGCACCGCGCTCGAGACGACCAACGGCTTCCAGGGACGCAGCATCACGGAGGATGCCGAGACGGCGATCACGCTGCACGCCACGGGCTGGCACAGCGTCTATGTCGACAAGCCGCTGATCGCCGGGCTGCAGCCGGCGACCTTCGCGAGCTTCATCGGGCAGCGTTCGCGCTGGGCCCAGGGAATGATGCAGATCCTGATCTATCACCGGCCATTGTTCAAAAGCGGGCTCTCGCTGCCGCAACGGCTCTGCTACTGCTCCTCGGCGCTGTTCTGGCTGTTCCCCTTCGCGCGGCTGATCTTTTTGGTCTCGCCACTGTTCTATCTCTTTTTCGGGTTGCAGATCTTCACGGCATCGGGCGGCGAGTTCTTCGCCTATATTCTGAGCTATATGGTCGTGAACCTGATGATGCAGAACTACCTCTATGGTCGCTATCGCTGGCCATGGATCTCGGAGCTCTACGAATTCATCCAGTCCGTCTATCTGCTGCCCGCCGTGATCTCGGTCATGCTCAATCCGAGCAAGCCGACCTTCAAGGTCACCGCGAAGAACGAGTCGCTGGAAACGCGCCACGTCTCGGAACTGGGCAAGCCCTTCTTCATCATCTTCGCCGTGCTGGCGCTGGGCGTCGTCGCCACGTATTGGCGCACCATCACCGAGCCCTACAATGCCGACACGACGCTGGTGGTGGGCCTCTGGAACTTCCTCAACCTGTTGATGGCGGGTTGCGCGCTCGGCGTCGTTTCGGAGCGACCGGAGGGGCGTGCCGCCAGGCGCTTCGCGGTCAGGCGTCGGGGGGAGATCACGTTCAACGGAGAGACGGCGCCGATCGTGACGGAGAATGCCTCGGTCGATGGCATCGCGCTGCGCATCATCTCGTCGACGCTGGACAAGCTGCCTGTTGGCAGCGAGGCGCAGATCTCTTTCGAAACCACGATCGATATGCCACGCGGCACACTGCCGGTCCGCGTGATGCGCCTCACGCCCGACGAGAAGGGGGTACTGCTGGGCTGCCGCTACCTCGCCAGCGAACCTCTGCACAGCCGCATGATCGCCGATCTTGCCTTTTCCGACGCAGAGAGGTGGTCGCTCTTTCAGAAGGCCCGGCGCCAGAATATGGGCGTGATCTACGGAACCGTGCGTTTCCTGCGCATCGCGCTTTTCCAGACAAGCCGCGGCCTGTCGTATTTCTTTGGCCTCTATCGTTTGCAGCGCTCGCCCACCGTGAAAGCGGAGGCGCCGAAATGA